The window CCTCGCCCAACACCAAGCCGATGGAAGACTACGCCAAGAAGTGATGCACATGGGCTGAACCGGAACGCCCGCCCTCTGCGGCGGGCGTTTGTTTTCAGGTTTTCTTTTCTTCTTCTTCAAGCAATAACGACGAGGAGGTCCCGATGGGAAGTTGGGATTGGCAGGTCTTCCTGCAGGACCCGGGCGGCAAGGACCCGACGTATTGGCAGTGGCTGCTCTCCGCGTGGGGCTGGACGGTATCCGTCGCGCTGTCGGCTCTGGTGGTGGCACTGGTTCTCGGCTCCGTCGTCGGCGTGATCCGCACGCTGCCCAGCAGCCCTTTCTGGGTGCGGCTGGGCAATGCGTGGGTCGAGCTGTTCCGCAACATTCCGCTGCTGGTGCAGATCTTCCTCTGGTACCACGTGGTACCGGCGCTGTTCCCGGTCATGCGCGACGTGCCGCCGTTCGTGCTGGTGGTGCTGGCGCTGGGCTTCTTCACCTCCTCGCGCATTGCCGAGCAGTTGCGCTCCGGCATCCAGGCGCTGCCGCGCGGGCAGCGCTACGCCGGCATGGCGGTGGGCTTCACCACGTCGCAGTACTACCGCTACGTGCTGCTGCCGATGGCCTACCGCATCATCATTCCGCCGCTGACCAGCGAGTCGATGAACATCTTCAAGAACTCGTCGGTGGCCTTCGCCGTGTCGATCGCCGAGATGACGCAGTTCGCGATGCAGGCCGGCGAAGAGACCGCGCGGCCGATGGAGATGTACCTGGCCGTCACGGTGCTCTACATCATCTCGGCGTTTGCCATCAACCGCATCATGGCGTCCATCGAGAAGCGCACGCGCGTGCCCGGCTTCATCGCCCAGGCGGGCGGGGGAGGGCACTGACATGTTGGCCAACCTCGACTTCTCCTTCTACAACTGGAACGTCATCAGCGGATTCCTGCTGAAGGGCCTGTACTTCAGCGTCTTCCTCACGGTGGTTGCAACCCTCGGCGGCATCGTCTTCGGCACGCTCCTGGCCTTGATGCGTCTGTCGGGCAAGAAGTGGCTGGACGCGCCCGCCGCCATCTATGTCAACGGCATGCGCAGCATTCCGCTGGTGATGGTGATCCTGTGGTTCTTCCTGCTGGTGCCCTTCATCATTGGCCGGCCGATCGGCGCCGAAGTCTCGGCGATCGTCACGTTCGTCGCCTTCGAGGCCGCCTACTTCAGCGAGATCATGCGCGCGGGCATCCAGTCGATCCCGCGCGGCCAGGTCTACGCAGGGCAGGCGGTGGGCATGACCTACAAGCAGAACATGACGCTGGTGATCCTGCCGCAGGCCTTCCGCAACATGCTGCCGGTGCTCCTGACGCAGACCATCATCCTGTTCCAGGACACGTCGCTGGTGTATGCCATCGGCGCCTACGACCTGTTGAAGGGCTTCGAGACGGCCGGCAAGAATTTCGGCCGGCCCATCGAGTCCTACCTGCTGGCGGCGGTGGTGTACTTCGTCATCTGCTATGCACTGTCGTTCCTCGTCAAGCGTCTTCACAAGAAGATCGCCATCATTCGCTGAACATCGAAAGGCAAAGTCATGGCCGACAAAATGATTGAAATCAAGAACGTCTCCAAGTGGTACGGGCCGGTCCAGGTGCTCAACGACTGCTCCGTCAGCATCGCCAAGGGCGACGTGGTGGTGGTGTGTGGCCCTTCCGGCTCGGGCAAGTCCACGCTGATCAAGACGGTGAACGCGCTCGAGCCCTTCCAGAAGGGCGAGATCACGGTCAACGGCATTCCGCTGCACGACCCCAAGACCAACCTGCCGAAGCTGCGCTCCAAGGTGGGCATGGTGTTCCAGCACTTCGAGTTGTTCCCGCACCTGTCGGTGACGGAGAACCTCACGATCGCGCAGATCAAGGTGCTGGGCCGCTCGCAAGACGAGGCCAGGACGCGCGGCCTGAAGATGCTCGACCGTGTCGGCCTGATGGCGCACAAGGACAAGTACCCTGGTCAGCTCTCCGGCGGCCAGCAGCAGCGCGTGGCGATCGCGCGCGCGCTGAGCATGGACCCGATCGTGATGCTGTTCGACGAGCCGACTTCGGCGCTCGACCCCGAGATGGTCGGCGAGGTGCTGGACGTGATGGTGGCGCTCGCCAAGGAAGGCATGACCATGATGGTGGTCACGCACGAGATGGGCTTTGCGCGAAAGGTGGCGAGCCGGGTGATCTTCATCGACGTGGGCGGGCGCATCCTGGAAGACTGCTCGAAGGACGAGTTCTTTGCGCATCCGGAGAACCGGCAAGCGCGGACCCGGGACTTCCTGAACAAGATCCTGCAGCACTGAACGCTGCGTGCCTTGAACGAAGAGCCCTGCAATGCGGGGCTTTTTGCTTTCTGGGGCTTGTGGTCCGATGGGGAGGGCGCCCGGCGTGCGGTGCGGGCCAGCCGACCCACTGCGGCGGCCCCTTCGAGGCTTCCCTGCGGTGCTCGCCTTTCTGGGGAGAGGGCGGGGGTGAGGGCAATGGGACTGTCCACGAAGGCGTGCGGTATGCCCTGGGCTGGCCGTTGAGGCGCCGCCGAGCAGCGCAGCGGCAGGCGGATCAGGGCCGCGCGTGTTTGAGCGAAGCGAGTTTGCGCGGACCCCGCCTGTCGCGAGCAGCGCAGGGCAGCCCGAAGGGCCGGTGACGTCGGCCGGCCCAGGGCATACAGCACGCCTTCGCACCCCCCGGGTAGAACGCTCGTTAGCCCCCCAAGGCAGAACGCCCGCTATTTCTTCCGAGCAGCGATCGCCTGCTCAGCCTTCGTCACCAGCTCCGCGCCGATCTGCGGCTTCCACTTCGCGTACACGGGGCGCGTCGCCTTCACGAAGGCTTCCCGCTCTTCCGGCGTGAGCTGCGTCACCGTCACGCCCATCCCCGCAATGTCCTTCAGCACGGGCTTGTCCGCTTCTACCAGGCCCTTGCGCGCGAGCTCGATCTCCTGCTTGCCGGCATCGATGGCAGCCTGGCGCACGATCGCCTGGTCGGCCGGGGTCCACGAGGCCCAGGTGTCCTTGTTGACCACGAACACCAGCGGGTCGGCCATGTAGCCCCACGTCGTCACGTACTTCTGCCCGACCGTGTGCATCTTGAGTATGGTGAAGAGGAAGAGCGGGTTCTCCTGCCCGTCCACCGCACCGCTCGCCAGCGCAGGCTGCGCATCGGCCCAGCTCATCTGCGTCGGGTTGGCGCCCAGCGCGCTGAACATGTCGGAGAAGATGGGCGAGCCCACCACGCGGATCTTCATGCCCTTCAGGTCTTCAGGCGATTTGATCGGACGTTTGGAGTTGGTGATCTCGCGGTAGCCGTTCTCGCCCCAGGCCAGCGGCACCACGCCCGACTTGTCCAGCGTCTTGAAGATCTCCTTGCCGACCTCGCCCTGCGTCAGCGCATCGACGGCCGCGTAGTCCGGCATCAAGAAAGGCAGCGAGAACAGGTTGAGCTGCTTCACCTGGGGCGACCAGTTGATCGTCGAGCCCACCGCCATGTCGATCACGCCTTGGCGCAGCGCGCTGAACTCGCGCGTCTGGTCGCCCTGGATCAGCGAGACGCCCGGGTAGAGCTTGATGTTGATGCGGCCCTGCGTGCGCTCCTTCACCAGGTCGGCCCAGATCTTGCCGGCCTGGCCCCAGGGCGTGGGCGGTCCCAGCACCAGCGACATCTTGTATTCGGCCTTGTAGCCTTGCGCCGGCGCGGACACCGAGAAGCTGCCCAGCGTGGCAGCGACCGCCAGCAGGCCGAGCAGGGAACGACGGAATTTCATGAGTCTGTCTCCTTCAAAAATTCAATAGCCGAGCGCGTGCGGCAGCCACAGCGCCAACTGCGGCCAGATGATCACCGCCACCATCACGAGGAACATCGCGAACAGCATCCAGCCCACCCAGCGCACCGTTTCTTCCATGCGCACGTTGGCGATGCGGCACGACACCATCAGGTTGACCGCCAGCGGCGGCGTGAACTGACCCAGCGCCACCTTCAGCGTGAGGATCACGCCGAACCACACCGGGTCCCACTTGTAGTGCTGCACGATCGGCCACAGCAGCGGCACGAAAATCAGGAAGATCGAAACGCCATCGAGGAACATGCCGACCGTGATGAGCAGCAGGATCAGCAGCGACAGCACGCCGTATTCCCCCAGCCCCGAGTTCACGATCGCGCGTGTCACCGGATCGATCACGCCCAGCGTCGACAGCGAGTAGGCGAAGATGCCCGCCAGCGAGACCACCAGCAGGATCACCGCCGACAGCTCGCCCGACTCGCGCAGGATCACGAACAGGTCCTTGACCCGGATCGTGCGATGCACCGCCATGCCCACGAAGAGCCCGTAGAACACCGCCACCACCGCTGCCTCGGTCGGCGTGAACCAGCCCGCGCGCATGCCGCCGAGGATCAGCACCGGCGCCGCGAGGCCCCAGATCGCGTCGCGCAGGCTCTGCCAGAAGGGCGGCCGCGGCAGCGTGGCCTCGAGCGCGCCCATGCGGTGGCGGCGCGCCATCCACACGGCCGGCACGATCAGCGCCACGCCCGCCAGCACACCCGGCACCATGCCGGCCGCGAACAGCGCCGGCACCGAGGCGCCCGGCACCAGCACCGAATAGACGATGAAGGCCACCGAGGGTGGGATCAGGATGTCGGTGGCAGCGGCGGCCCCGACCACGCTGGCCGAGTAGGCCGCCGGGTAGCCCGCACGCGACATCGCGCCGATCATCACTGCGCCGACGGCCGCTGCATTGGCGGGGCCCGACCCCGAGATGCCGCCGAGGAACATCGCGACCACGATGGCCACCAGCGGTAGCATGCCCGGCCCGCGCCCCACGATCGCGATCGCGAAGTTGACCAGGCGCAGCGCCACGCCCGAGCGGTCGAAGATCGAGCCCACCAGCACGAACATCGGGATCGCCAGCAGCGGGTACTTGCCCAGCCCGGCATAGAAGTTCTGCGGCACCGCCAGCAGCCCGAACCACTGGGCATCGGCGTTCGCCAACCCGATGGCCACGGCGCCCGCGAGCCCCAGTGCCGCGCCGATCGGCACGCCCACCAGCATCATGACGATGAAGGCGGCAAACAGCAGCGCCGGAATCATTGGCGCGCGTCCTCGGCACGCCGTTCGCGGCTGCGCCGGATGAACAGTCCCACCGCGCGCAGCCCGATCGCCAGGCAGACGATCGGCAGCCAGATCGAATACCACCACTGCGGCACGCCGATGCCGGGCGAGGTTTCCTCGAACCGGTAGTCGTCCCACACCACGCGCACGCTGAGCGCCGCGATCAGGAAGAAGAGCGCGGCCACCATCAGCGCGCCGAACTGCGCGAGCCGCTTGCGCCGGCCGATGGAGCCGCTTTCGGCGAAGTACTCGATGCGGATGTGCCGGTCGCGCGCCACCGCGGCCGAGCCCGCGACCATCGCCAGCAGGATCATGAGGAACACCGAGAACTCTTCCGTCCACGCGAACGAGGAATCGGTGAAGTAGCGCACCAGCACGTTGGCGAACGTGATGCAGGCCAGCAGCCCCATGATGATCACGGTGGCCCAGTCTTCGATGGCGAGCGGGACGCGTGTCGGCTCGTCGGTTGCTTCGATCTCGGGGGGCAGGGGGGTGGCGGCG is drawn from Variovorax sp. PBS-H4 and contains these coding sequences:
- a CDS encoding amino acid ABC transporter ATP-binding protein; this encodes MIEIKNVSKWYGPVQVLNDCSVSIAKGDVVVVCGPSGSGKSTLIKTVNALEPFQKGEITVNGIPLHDPKTNLPKLRSKVGMVFQHFELFPHLSVTENLTIAQIKVLGRSQDEARTRGLKMLDRVGLMAHKDKYPGQLSGGQQQRVAIARALSMDPIVMLFDEPTSALDPEMVGEVLDVMVALAKEGMTMMVVTHEMGFARKVASRVIFIDVGGRILEDCSKDEFFAHPENRQARTRDFLNKILQH
- a CDS encoding TRAP transporter large permease, which translates into the protein MIPALLFAAFIVMMLVGVPIGAALGLAGAVAIGLANADAQWFGLLAVPQNFYAGLGKYPLLAIPMFVLVGSIFDRSGVALRLVNFAIAIVGRGPGMLPLVAIVVAMFLGGISGSGPANAAAVGAVMIGAMSRAGYPAAYSASVVGAAAATDILIPPSVAFIVYSVLVPGASVPALFAAGMVPGVLAGVALIVPAVWMARRHRMGALEATLPRPPFWQSLRDAIWGLAAPVLILGGMRAGWFTPTEAAVVAVFYGLFVGMAVHRTIRVKDLFVILRESGELSAVILLVVSLAGIFAYSLSTLGVIDPVTRAIVNSGLGEYGVLSLLILLLITVGMFLDGVSIFLIFVPLLWPIVQHYKWDPVWFGVILTLKVALGQFTPPLAVNLMVSCRIANVRMEETVRWVGWMLFAMFLVMVAVIIWPQLALWLPHALGY
- a CDS encoding amino acid ABC transporter permease, with protein sequence MGSWDWQVFLQDPGGKDPTYWQWLLSAWGWTVSVALSALVVALVLGSVVGVIRTLPSSPFWVRLGNAWVELFRNIPLLVQIFLWYHVVPALFPVMRDVPPFVLVVLALGFFTSSRIAEQLRSGIQALPRGQRYAGMAVGFTTSQYYRYVLLPMAYRIIIPPLTSESMNIFKNSSVAFAVSIAEMTQFAMQAGEETARPMEMYLAVTVLYIISAFAINRIMASIEKRTRVPGFIAQAGGGGH
- a CDS encoding amino acid ABC transporter permease — its product is MLANLDFSFYNWNVISGFLLKGLYFSVFLTVVATLGGIVFGTLLALMRLSGKKWLDAPAAIYVNGMRSIPLVMVILWFFLLVPFIIGRPIGAEVSAIVTFVAFEAAYFSEIMRAGIQSIPRGQVYAGQAVGMTYKQNMTLVILPQAFRNMLPVLLTQTIILFQDTSLVYAIGAYDLLKGFETAGKNFGRPIESYLLAAVVYFVICYALSFLVKRLHKKIAIIR
- a CDS encoding TRAP transporter small permease translates to MSSPPESGPLLDAATPLPPEIEATDEPTRVPLAIEDWATVIIMGLLACITFANVLVRYFTDSSFAWTEEFSVFLMILLAMVAGSAAVARDRHIRIEYFAESGSIGRRKRLAQFGALMVAALFFLIAALSVRVVWDDYRFEETSPGIGVPQWWYSIWLPIVCLAIGLRAVGLFIRRSRERRAEDARQ
- a CDS encoding DctP family TRAP transporter solute-binding subunit; the protein is MKFRRSLLGLLAVAATLGSFSVSAPAQGYKAEYKMSLVLGPPTPWGQAGKIWADLVKERTQGRINIKLYPGVSLIQGDQTREFSALRQGVIDMAVGSTINWSPQVKQLNLFSLPFLMPDYAAVDALTQGEVGKEIFKTLDKSGVVPLAWGENGYREITNSKRPIKSPEDLKGMKIRVVGSPIFSDMFSALGANPTQMSWADAQPALASGAVDGQENPLFLFTILKMHTVGQKYVTTWGYMADPLVFVVNKDTWASWTPADQAIVRQAAIDAGKQEIELARKGLVEADKPVLKDIAGMGVTVTQLTPEEREAFVKATRPVYAKWKPQIGAELVTKAEQAIAARKK